A window of the Hordeum vulgare subsp. vulgare chromosome 5H, MorexV3_pseudomolecules_assembly, whole genome shotgun sequence genome harbors these coding sequences:
- the LOC123398754 gene encoding DNA (cytosine-5)-methyltransferase DRM2-like codes for MADWTSDKDDSDKFEWESDGEAEPSSAPAFGNLDAAGPSTLDSNGWANEEAPPTSLVEGYVLMGFPKEMVLKGIKEIGHSDANALLELLLTYKTLGEDAAVGNCSTSGCFPQSVEDDDDFDFENWDGDNDADGREPNPDSSGDEDFLREMSEKDDKIKSLVDMGFPEDEANMAITRCGVDAALTVLVDSVYASQAAGDCHYGNLSGYEVTGSCFDSLGVRKKARLMEDSKKKRKQYGGGAQGNRRPLDGNHEEPMPLPNPMVGFSLPNDRLRSVTRRLPQQAIGPPFFYYENVALAPKGVWATISRFLYDIEPEFVDSKHLCAAARKRGYIHNLPIENRFPVLPLPPKTIFEAFPHYEKWWPSWDPRRQFNCLQTSMSSAKLTERIQCALANSGNPPHRSVQKYVMDECRKWNLVWVGKNKVAHLEPHEVEYLLGFPRDHTRGVGKTERFKSLGNSFQVDTVAYHLSVLKDMFPNGVNVLSLFTGIGGGEVALHRLGIHMRTVVSVEIGEVNRRILRGWWDQTQTGTLIEIADVKSLTNDRIATFVRRFGGFDLVIGGSPCNNLAGSNRHHRDGLEGEQSALFYHYFRILDAVKSEMAAM; via the exons ATGGCG GACTGGACCAGCGATaaagatgatagtgataagtttgAGTGGGAAAGTGATGGTGAGGCTGAACCCTCATCGGCTCCGGCCTTCGGGAACTTGGATGCTGCTGGTCCGTCCACGCTG GACTCTAATGGGTGGGCCAATGAGGAAGCACCACCCACTTCGTTAGTCGAGGGATATGTGTTAATGGGTTTCCCAAAAGAGATGGTCTTGAAGGGAATTAAGGAGATTG GGCACAGTGATGCAAATGCGTTGCTGGAACTACTTCTCACATATAAG ACACTAGGTGAGGACGCTGCAGTGGGTAATTGCTCCACTTCTGGCTGCTTCCCTCAGAGTGTTGAAGACGATGATGATTTTGATTTTGAAAACTGGGATGGAGACAATGATGCTGATGGGAGAGAGCCAAACCCTGATAGTTCTGGTGATGAG GATTTCCTAAGAGAGATGTCAGAGAAGGACGACAAGATCAAGTCCTTAGTAGACATGGGCTTTCCTGAAGATGAAGCAAATATGGCTATTACCAGATGTG GTGTGGATGCCGCTCTCACTGTATTAGTTGATTCAGTCTATGCATCACAGGCTGCAGGAGATTGTCACTATGGGAACTTATCTGGCTATGAG GTTACTGGTAGCTGCTTTGATTCTTTGGGAGTAAGAAAGAAAGCAAGATTGATGGAAGATAGCAAGAAAAAGCGGAAGCAGTATGGAGGTGGAGCACAAGGAAATCGACGGCCCTTGGATGGTAACCATGAAGAACCGATGCCTCTCCCAAATCCAATGGTTGGATTTAGCCTGCCTAATGATAGGCTACGATCAGTGACCAGACGGCTTCCTCAACAAGCTATTGGGCCACCTTTCTTCTACTATGAAAATGTGGCACTAGCTCCAAAAGGTGTCTGGGCGACGATTTCAAGATTCCTGTATGACATTGAACCGGAGTTTGTGGATTCTAAGCACTTGTGTGCAGCTGCTAGAAAAAGAGGATATATCCATAATTTGCCAATTGAGAACAGATTTCCTGTCCTGCCTCTCCCTCCAAAGACTATATTTGAGGCCTTTCCTCATTATGAGAAGTGGTGGCCTTCTTGGGATCCGAGAAGGCAATTCAATTGTTTGCAGACAAGCATGTCAAGTGCGAAACTGACAGAAAGAATCCAATGTGCTCTTGCAAACTCAGGCAATCCACCACATAGAAGTGTTCAAAAGTATGTCATGGATGAGTGCAGAAAATGGAACCTTGTTTGGGTTGGAAAGAACAAAGTTGCCCACCTGGAGCCGCATGAGGTAGAATATCTGCTTGGTTTCCCAAGGGACCACACGAGGGGAGTTGGCAAAACAGAGAGGTTCAAATCTCTTGGCAATTCGTTCCAAGTAGATACCGTTGCTTATCACTTGTCAGTGCTGAAGGACATGTTTCCCAATGGTGTTAATGTGCTATCTTTATTCACTGGtattggaggaggagaggtagcaCTGCACAGGCTTGGGATCCACATGAGGACAGTAGTTTCTGTTGAGATAGGTGAAGTTAATAGGAGGATTTTGAGGGGTTGGTGGGATCAGACTCAAACTGGCACATTAATTGAGATTGCTGATGTGAAATCTCTTACTAACGATAGAATTGCAACATTTGTTAGAAGATTTGGCGGCTTTGACTTGGTGATTGGGGGCAGCCCATGTAACAATCTTGCTGGCAGCAACCGGCACCACCGTGATGGCTTGGAGGGCGAGCAATCTGCTTTATTCTACCACTACTTCAGAATCTTAGATGCTGTAAAGTCGGAAATGGCAGCGATGTAG
- the LOC123399287 gene encoding uncharacterized protein LOC123399287 gives MDVEEIFGWDIDGAKEQILEYVTGRPEKKVIYFHGWDGFGASPVLRSIAQVLSSLKVDAPRELRFDRIIYVDCSRWKSRREMQRVIAEELKLDRATMDMFIKQDEEDDFSGLDQDSRDVIPSIATEIDRTLRDCRFMMIFLNGSEDEVDVTRFGIPQMTEFRNNRMIWTFKRRLLTIHRRPSGIKEKLRNTQLFLDAALVHGEYRITESEFCELVHGEAATTIARYPYMLDIDLTMVADCCLLELSLHYSFHSTTRFGWAANSSNYWLCNGIIQGDRAMEISNALHEEIKWECDASLLHRVLGGLKPLFLVTTNTNPPTVSTRCLAKGRWISITSQEQEVCAMKNIPATASLFFLAFRRTDHLPSSERSDHTPAFEGQDGPTALLPSGLFEHSRNLAVLVLSYCAFCFTSPPFLTCQGLRFLGLDQCKHKAREGEGHTDTEWTFLLSICVLEVRYTEWDEMLSEEKMDLMTNLRELNIEGVRCWKYINQLQKRLAHLHRLRITKPVIHHPEETDIVVGSIMDKLEILDLSGDTEMKVVPISLSNASRLQVLVLDGCSGLECVVAPDTLPPSLLSFSFDGYGATSHWTPAVNLLPPKKQDAKASKISLEGCTSLEKLFLRGLPNLVELDLSGTAIKILDFTTMVVQVQCLRRLFLLGCEHLLAIRWDQKSRSGIQPQLELLCIDTRSGTGYSRPSMDHITQSFRLKVHAILSDARLARSLWPAIQHYRSKGSLPDVYFNIHITSLPVLHSEDIPPETTHRIIARQYGDVRAMVGDAAMQAFPEAPTTELGRHVEFSQESYGLETELLGYVPARFNLALLIRRCADSMYLHDISTSASMPINEWNYLRHCRVERCAKLDAVFPGTYGFDALETVWASDLLMARCIWRKGGSYYQYSSFRGLRHVHLRSCPRLRFVLPVWVSSFPSLETLHITQCRDLRHVFMLDEEHPEARVVFPKLTAIHLHDLPMLRDICEAQMMMLAPALHTVKVRGCWGLRRLPAMEGRGLHMMKKPDVEIEKDVWDALEWDGVEAGHHPSLFEDPLHSRYYKATLPRVSVLR, from the exons ATGGACGTGGAG GAGATCTTTGGGTGGGATATTGATGGAGCCAAAGAGCAGATACTTGAATATGTTACGGGACGGCCAGAGAAAAAAGTTATATATTTTCATGGATGGGATGGATTTGGGGCGTCCCCGGTCCTTAGATCCATAGCACAAGTACTATCATCATTGAAAGTGGATGCTCCTCGTGAACTACGCTTTGACAGAATAATTTATGTTGACTGCTCGAGATGGAAAAGTAGAAGGGAAATGCAGAGAGTAATTGCGGAGGAGCTAAAACTTGACAGAGCAACAATGGACATGTTCATTAagcaggatgaggaggatgacTTCAGTGGACTGGATCAAGACTCTAGGGATGTGATACCAAGTATTGCAACAGAGATTGATCGCACTCTGCGGGATTGCAGAtttatgatgatttttcttaATGGAAGTGAGGATGAGGTTGATGTCACTAGATTTGGCATTCCTCAGATGACGGAATTTCGCAACAACAGAATGATATGGACATTCAAGAGAAGGTTGTTGACGATTCACAGGCGCCCTTCTGGGATAAAAGAAAAGCTAAGAAACACCCAACTTTTCCTAGATGCTGCATTGGTGCATGGAGAGTATCGGATCACAGAGTCGGAATTTTGTGAACTGGTGCATGGAGAGGCTGCTACAACAATTGCTCGCTACCCATATATGCTGGATATTGACTTGACAATGGTCGCAGATTGTTGTCTCTTAGAGTTATCTTTGCATTACAGTTTCCACAGCACCACTAGATTTGGTTGGGCTGCTAATTCTTCCAACTACTGGTTATGCAATGGGATCATACAAGGGGATAGAGCTATGGAGATCAGCAATGCATTGCATGAAGAGATAAAATGGGAGTGCGATGCTTCTTTGCTTCATCGTGTGCTTGGAGGGTTGAAGCCTCTTTTTCTGGTGACGACTAATACAAATCCTCCTACTGTTTCAACAAGGTGTCTAGCTAAAGGTCGTTGGATTTCAATCACCTCCCAGGAACAAGAAGTATGTGCTATGAAAAATATACCTGCAACGGCATCATTGTTTTTCTTGGCATTCAGAAGAACAGATCACCTACCATCATCTGAAAGATCAGATCATACACCAGCATTTGAAGGACAAGATGGGCCAACCGCACTGCTGCCATCTGGCTTGTTTGAGCATTCCAGGAACCTTGCTGTGCTTGTTCTCTCTTATTGTGCCTTTTGTTTCACATCACCACCTTTCCTCACATGCCAGGGCCTAAGGTTCCTTGGTTTGgaccagtgtaagcacaaggcaaGGGAAGGAGAGGGACATACAGATACAGAGTGGACATTCTTGCTTAGCATATGTGTGCTTGAGGTACGCTACACAGAATGGGATGAGATGCTATCTGAAGAAAAGATGGATCTCATGACTAACCTCAGAGAGCTAAATATAGAGGGAGTTAGGTGCTGGAAGTACATCAATCAATTACAGAAAAGACTAGCTCACCTTCATAGGCTAAGGATCACCAAACCTGTGATTCATCACCCGGAGGAAACAGACATCGTCGTTGGCTCAATTATGGACAAACTAGAAATACTCGACTTGTCTGGTGATACTGAGATGAAAGTTGTACCGATCAGCCTATCAAACGCGAGCAGGCTTCAGGTGCTTGTTCTTGATGGCTGCAGTGGACTTGAGTGTGTTGTTGCACCTGATACGCTTCCACCATCTCTCCTGTCCTTCAGCTTCGATGGCTACGGAGCAACATCCCATTGGACACCAGCTGTTAATCTGCTACCTCCAAAAAAACAAGATGCCAAGGCCTCCAAGATCTCCCTAGAGGGCTGCACAAGTTTGGAGAAATTGTTTCTGCGTGGGCTGCCAAATCTTGTGGAGCTGGACCTATCAGGAACCGCAATCAAGATTCTAGACTTCACAACCATGGTAGTGCAAGTCCAATGCCTGAGAAGACTGTTTCTGCTGGGCTGTGAGCACCTCCTTGCAATAAGATGGGATCAGAAGAGTCGTTCTGGGATACAACCACAACTGGAGTTGTTATGCATTGACACACGATCTGGGACTGGATATTCTCGGCCATCCATGGACCATATCACTCAGTCCTTTAGGTTGAAGGTGCATGCCATCCTTTCAGACGCAAGGCTTGCTCGATCTCTGTGGCCAGCAATACAACATTACAGAAGCAAGGGCAGCCTTCCGGACGTCTATTTTAATATCCATATCACCTCTTTGCCTGTGTTGCATAGTGAGGATATTCCACCTGAAACAACCCACAGGATTATTGCAAGGCAGTATGGCGATGTCCGCGCCATGGTCGGTGATGCCGCAATGCAGGCTTTCCCGGAGGCTCCGACAACAGAATTGGGTCGCCACGTCGAGTTCTCCCAAGAGAGCTACGGGCTGGAGACTGAGCTGCTTGGATATGTGCCAGCCCGCTTCAATTTAGCTCTTCTCATAAGAAGATGTGCCGATTCCATGTATCTGCACGACATCTCGACCAGTGCCAGTATGCCCATCAATGAATGGAACTACCTCAGGCATTGTCGGGTGGAGAGGTGCGCCAAGCTGGACGCCGTCTTCCCAGGCACATACGGCTTCGATGCTCTGGAGACTGTTTGGGCATCGGATCTCCTGATGGCCCGCTGCATCTGGCGCAAAGGCGGTTCCTACTACCAGTACAGCTCCTTCCGGGGCCTGCGGCACGTGCACCTGCGCTCCTGCCCCAGGCTCCGGTTTGTGCTTCCGGTGTGGGTCTCCTCCTTCCCCAGCTTGGAGACACTCCACATCACCCAATGCCGTGACCTCAGGCACGTCTTCATGCTGGACGAAGAGCACCCTGAGGCACGCGTCGTTTTCCCGAAGCTGACCGCCATCCACCTGCACGACCTCCCGATGCTGCGCGACATATGCGAGGCGCAGATGATGATGCTGGCGCCCGCGCTGCACACCGTCAAGGTCAGGGGATGCTGGGGCCTGCGCCGGTTGCCGGCCATGGAGGGCCGTGGCCTGCACATGATGAAGAAGCCGGATGTCGAGATCGAGAAGGATGTGTGGGACGCGCTGGAGTGGGACGGGGTGGAGGCCGGACACCACCCCTCCCTCTTCGAGGATCCACTCCACTCGCGCTACTACAAGGCCACATTGCCCAGGGTCTCGGTCCTTAG GTGA